A portion of the Edaphobacter lichenicola genome contains these proteins:
- a CDS encoding choice-of-anchor D domain-containing protein, whose protein sequence is MAAAPAHAIRARRFLGGRTLAGSVSAAKAMNAARQQHAAMMAQEAASPQLSSLGAPWQPVGPNQVASLAYGNVTGRVSAITIDPTDASGNTVYVGTTGGGVWKSINANGPTSSVSFSPLTDTLPVFNANAGASAIPSLSIGAISANAGIVLAGTGDPNDATDSFYGSGLLRSEDGGSTWTLIQESQDADVSADNHSFVGLGFAGFAWSTTTPATVVAAVSQSAEGVLVNAASGNFSVMGLYYSTDKGVTWLMSTIMDGSQIVQSPALSVGDPGRAATAVVWNPIRKSFYAAIRYHGYYQSADGITWTRLVNQPGTGLTLTACPTALGTIGSPSCPIFRGALAVQPNTGDTFSLTVDSGNIDQGLWQDVCALSGTSCSNTAVTFGTQLNSSPMEVGNGSSAIQQADYNLALSAVPLGPSGPTQDTLLYAGTVDLYRCSLAAGCVLRNTTNAVNGCAAPAQVAPAQHAIATLATSSQPLIYLGNDGGLWRSTDGVDEQGLPCSADDATHFQNLNGGLGSLAEVISFAQHPTDVGTILVGLGANGTAATSAATTTASWPQISPGEGGTVAIDQTDPSLWYVSTGAGVSIRQCAKGTACTSTDFTGSPTIGTAQVDGDESLIDAPWILDPILPANVLIGTCRVWRGPNGSGSSWSSTNAIGRLLAGPQNASCASTNPLVRSLAAGGPASNAPASQNAGSTVLYAGLAGSLDGGGSFGGHLFSTTMAATANNATAWNDLATSPVTNGQGAGFNTAGFDLSSLTADSHDASGETIYATVMGFTGNGISAVHLYRSIDAGAHWINVSSNLPNAPANSVVVDPNDANTVYLAMDTGVYVTTGITTCATTNCWSVYGTNLPNAPVVELEAAPAMATEDGRTGELRAATYGRGLWQIPLLTAATAVQPSMSLNPAALTYATQPVGTASPSQTITVTNTGVAPLGVSLVVVSGDFDETDSCTSVPIAAGATCTIQVNFLPTAIGSRSGLLTVYGNVAGGQATASLSGTGSPAAAIVLTPVTLSFPSTTINSTSAVQNITISNISNAAVAIQSANIVGGDFKITVNTCGPSLGPGVGCTVGIAFTPTASGNRSGTLAVTDGAGMQTASLSGVGTSPATDSLSPLALTFGPQQVNTTSTVQQITLTNAGDQSLTLIAAQITSGDFTVVNACGNSLNPHSSCSINIAFVPKNVGAISGSLTVSDQYQTQTVALNGIGIAPPGVSLAPFSTVTFLPTGVGVQSSAQTVTLTNNRSVPLQVQSIAVTGDFVILPGGSTCGITVAIDAACTMQLAFAPTTSGPRSGTLTVTDSDGSSPQTLSLTGTGVDFQLTTNGITSVTITNGQNAVFPLLLTSAANVPGSVTFTCTGMPANSTCNITPSTVALGTTTTVSVTVLTGVASATPSSRSAATGRRPLLWFAVLLPLGLLTLRRTRRGGLAGFVVLCLLLSASGCGAGRTIPLADGSNPNSPQGPVTAPGTYTVVAAAASAGLTRSVNLTLIVQ, encoded by the coding sequence ATGGCGGCCGCCCCAGCCCATGCGATAAGGGCTCGCCGGTTTCTCGGCGGGCGAACTCTTGCGGGATCGGTCTCCGCTGCAAAGGCTATGAATGCTGCTCGTCAGCAGCATGCGGCGATGATGGCGCAGGAGGCTGCGTCTCCGCAACTTTCGAGCCTGGGCGCACCGTGGCAGCCGGTCGGACCAAACCAGGTTGCCAGTCTCGCATACGGCAATGTCACAGGCCGCGTTAGCGCGATCACAATTGATCCGACGGACGCGAGTGGTAACACGGTGTATGTGGGCACCACCGGGGGCGGCGTGTGGAAGTCGATCAACGCAAACGGTCCGACGTCGAGTGTGAGCTTCAGCCCTCTCACGGATACGCTGCCAGTCTTCAATGCTAATGCCGGTGCCTCTGCGATTCCATCGCTCAGCATCGGAGCGATCAGTGCCAATGCCGGCATTGTGCTGGCCGGCACAGGCGATCCAAATGATGCAACTGATTCATTTTATGGTAGTGGTTTACTGCGCTCTGAAGATGGGGGAAGCACCTGGACGCTCATTCAAGAGTCTCAGGATGCCGATGTCTCTGCGGACAACCACTCTTTTGTCGGGCTCGGATTTGCTGGATTTGCGTGGAGCACAACGACACCTGCAACGGTTGTTGCAGCGGTATCCCAATCTGCTGAAGGTGTACTCGTCAACGCAGCCAGCGGTAATTTCAGCGTTATGGGGCTTTATTATTCAACCGATAAGGGCGTTACATGGCTGATGTCCACGATCATGGACGGTAGCCAGATCGTGCAGTCTCCAGCGTTGAGTGTCGGAGATCCGGGCAGAGCAGCAACTGCGGTCGTCTGGAACCCAATTCGCAAAAGCTTTTACGCGGCTATCCGTTATCACGGCTATTATCAATCGGCGGATGGCATTACGTGGACACGTCTGGTCAATCAGCCTGGAACGGGGCTTACACTGACAGCGTGTCCGACTGCCCTCGGGACGATTGGTAGTCCCTCATGCCCAATCTTCCGTGGAGCTTTGGCTGTGCAGCCAAACACGGGGGATACCTTTTCACTAACGGTGGACAGTGGCAACATCGATCAGGGGCTGTGGCAAGATGTTTGTGCCCTCTCTGGAACGAGTTGTAGCAATACGGCTGTTACCTTCGGTACGCAGCTTAACTCGTCGCCGATGGAAGTTGGCAATGGTAGCAGCGCCATTCAACAGGCAGACTATAATCTTGCGCTGTCTGCTGTGCCCTTAGGGCCAAGCGGACCAACGCAGGATACGCTTCTATACGCAGGGACGGTTGATCTTTATCGCTGTTCACTCGCTGCAGGGTGTGTGTTGCGCAATACTACAAACGCAGTGAACGGATGTGCCGCGCCTGCGCAGGTCGCGCCGGCGCAACATGCCATTGCGACGCTGGCTACTTCATCGCAACCACTGATTTATCTTGGCAACGATGGCGGCCTTTGGCGATCGACAGATGGAGTCGACGAGCAAGGGTTGCCTTGCTCTGCAGATGATGCGACTCATTTTCAAAATTTGAATGGTGGTTTAGGATCGCTCGCGGAGGTCATCAGCTTCGCGCAGCATCCAACGGATGTAGGAACGATTCTCGTGGGTCTCGGTGCGAATGGCACTGCTGCTACCTCCGCGGCAACCACTACAGCATCGTGGCCGCAGATATCTCCGGGCGAAGGTGGTACCGTTGCGATAGACCAAACCGATCCTTCACTCTGGTATGTTTCGACTGGTGCGGGCGTTAGCATTCGCCAGTGCGCTAAAGGTACGGCATGTACATCTACAGACTTTACTGGGTCACCCACCATCGGGACAGCGCAGGTTGATGGTGATGAATCTCTTATTGACGCGCCATGGATTCTCGATCCAATCCTCCCTGCGAATGTTCTTATAGGTACTTGCCGAGTGTGGCGTGGGCCCAATGGCAGCGGGTCTTCCTGGTCGTCGACGAACGCCATCGGCAGACTGCTTGCCGGTCCCCAGAATGCATCTTGTGCCAGCACTAATCCGCTTGTGCGCTCACTCGCGGCAGGGGGACCTGCCAGTAACGCGCCTGCCTCGCAGAATGCAGGATCGACAGTGCTCTATGCCGGGCTGGCTGGCTCGCTCGACGGAGGTGGCAGCTTTGGGGGTCATCTTTTTTCTACGACTATGGCGGCCACTGCGAATAACGCGACGGCGTGGAACGACCTCGCGACATCGCCTGTTACGAATGGTCAGGGTGCAGGATTCAACACGGCGGGTTTTGATCTCTCGTCGCTTACGGCGGATTCTCATGACGCAAGTGGAGAGACGATCTATGCGACGGTGATGGGCTTCACGGGGAACGGCATCAGTGCAGTGCATCTGTATCGCTCAATTGATGCGGGTGCGCACTGGATTAACGTGAGCAGCAACTTACCTAACGCTCCGGCAAACAGCGTGGTCGTCGATCCGAACGACGCGAATACTGTTTACCTTGCAATGGATACTGGCGTTTATGTCACGACAGGAATTACGACCTGCGCTACCACTAACTGTTGGAGCGTGTATGGTACCAATTTGCCGAACGCTCCAGTGGTGGAGCTAGAGGCGGCGCCAGCCATGGCGACCGAAGATGGCCGAACAGGCGAACTGAGGGCAGCGACTTATGGTCGAGGCCTATGGCAGATACCGCTGCTGACGGCTGCAACCGCAGTTCAACCTTCAATGAGCTTAAATCCCGCGGCACTTACTTACGCAACGCAGCCGGTTGGTACTGCTAGTCCATCGCAGACAATTACAGTTACAAATACAGGGGTTGCTCCGCTTGGAGTGAGCCTGGTGGTGGTGTCGGGCGACTTCGATGAGACCGATTCCTGCACCAGCGTGCCAATTGCGGCTGGCGCGACCTGCACGATTCAGGTCAATTTCTTACCCACAGCTATAGGGAGTCGGAGCGGTCTTTTGACGGTTTATGGAAATGTTGCTGGAGGACAGGCGACCGCATCGCTCTCGGGGACAGGATCACCCGCAGCAGCGATTGTTCTTACTCCAGTGACGCTTAGTTTTCCTTCAACCACGATCAACTCCACCAGCGCGGTCCAAAATATAACCATTTCGAATATCAGCAATGCTGCCGTCGCTATTCAATCGGCGAACATTGTCGGCGGAGACTTCAAAATTACGGTCAATACTTGCGGGCCCAGCCTTGGGCCGGGCGTTGGATGTACCGTAGGTATCGCTTTCACGCCGACTGCTTCTGGAAACCGCAGCGGAACTCTCGCGGTAACTGATGGCGCAGGTATGCAGACGGCTTCGCTCAGCGGAGTGGGGACATCTCCCGCCACTGATTCACTCTCGCCGCTGGCACTTACGTTCGGGCCGCAGCAGGTTAATACCACGAGTACCGTTCAGCAGATTACGCTAACGAATGCAGGGGATCAGTCGTTGACGCTTATCGCCGCGCAGATTACGAGTGGTGACTTCACCGTGGTCAATGCCTGCGGCAATTCGCTGAACCCTCACTCTAGTTGCTCGATCAACATTGCATTCGTGCCGAAGAATGTCGGCGCCATCAGCGGGTCGCTGACTGTTTCCGATCAATACCAGACCCAAACCGTTGCGCTGAACGGGATAGGTATAGCTCCCCCGGGGGTTTCGCTTGCTCCCTTCTCGACGGTTACTTTTCTTCCCACTGGTGTGGGTGTTCAGTCGTCCGCCCAGACTGTAACATTGACCAACAATCGTAGTGTTCCACTCCAGGTGCAGAGTATCGCAGTCACCGGGGATTTTGTAATCTTGCCTGGCGGCAGCACCTGCGGCATCACCGTGGCGATTGACGCTGCGTGCACGATGCAGCTTGCGTTTGCTCCAACAACAAGCGGTCCGCGCTCTGGTACTCTTACGGTTACAGATAGCGATGGGAGTTCGCCGCAAACGCTGTCGCTGACCGGCACGGGTGTCGATTTTCAACTAACTACAAACGGGATTACCAGCGTCACCATCACGAACGGCCAGAACGCTGTTTTTCCGTTGCTGCTTACTTCTGCTGCGAACGTTCCTGGCTCCGTAACGTTCACCTGCACGGGAATGCCGGCAAATTCTACTTGCAATATCACTCCCTCTACTGTTGCGCTCGGCACGACGACTACGGTTTCAGTTACTGTGTTGACCGGAGTAGCCTCGGCCACTCCTTCTTCCCGATCTGCGGCAACGGGACGACGGCCGCTTTTGTGGTTCGCAGTGCTTCTTCCACTGGGTTTATTGACATTGCGCCGAACTCGCCGTGGAGGGCTAGCTGGTTTCGTCGTACTGTGTCTGCTGCTCTCAGCTTCCGGATGCGGTGCGGGTCGCACAATTCCTCTGGCGGATGGCTCCAATCCAAATTCGCCGCAGGGCCCGGTGACCGCTCCCGGAACTTATACAGTTGTCGCAGCGGCTGCAAGTGCCGGCCTTACACGTAGTGTGAATCTCACGCTGATTGTTCAATAG
- a CDS encoding deoxyribodipyrimidine photo-lyase — protein sequence MSNDARVTVRRDGLPDPNGRCVVYWMQRAQRGVDNHAVDLSVQIANHLGLPLVVYFAGISNFPHANLRHYVFLNQGLPDIETDLAARNIAFVMRRAPHESHEQLLADVHAAFLIGDENPMRVPEQWRKHLASRIRIPFWTVDTDVVVPSKLMEKAQYGAYTIRPRLYRLLPEYLHPYENLYAQHEWKRPRGFQADSVHEDMTRDWKDLDRSVAPVEAWTGGTHAALKRLKVFTGKLFENYDTERNHPETDGTSRMSPYLHYGHIGPITIALAVEAAAKAHPRLQGARDSYFNELIVWRELAINFVRYTPSYDSPDCAENWARESIAAHARDEREHLYTLRQLESGETYDDLWNAAQIQMVRHGWMHNYMRMYWAKKILEWTPDVATAMKYSIHLNDKYFLDGRDPNGYAGIAWAILGKFDRAWGTRPIFGKIRYMSGASTGKKFDSRRYIEQMEILPRQGALTF from the coding sequence TTGTCCAACGACGCGCGGGTTACGGTGCGAAGAGATGGATTACCAGATCCGAACGGCAGATGTGTCGTCTACTGGATGCAGCGTGCGCAACGTGGGGTCGACAACCACGCCGTCGATCTCTCGGTGCAGATAGCCAATCATCTAGGTCTACCGCTTGTGGTTTATTTTGCAGGAATCTCTAACTTTCCGCATGCGAATCTTCGGCACTATGTTTTTCTCAACCAAGGGTTGCCTGATATCGAGACTGACCTTGCCGCTCGAAATATCGCTTTTGTGATGCGACGAGCACCTCACGAATCGCATGAGCAACTGCTGGCGGACGTGCATGCGGCATTCCTGATTGGGGATGAGAATCCTATGCGCGTGCCGGAGCAGTGGCGGAAGCACCTTGCTTCAAGGATCAGGATTCCGTTCTGGACGGTCGATACGGACGTGGTCGTTCCGTCGAAGCTGATGGAAAAGGCGCAGTATGGTGCGTATACGATTCGTCCTCGGCTCTATCGGCTTCTTCCGGAGTACCTGCACCCCTACGAAAATCTATACGCTCAACACGAATGGAAGAGACCGCGAGGATTCCAAGCCGATTCTGTCCACGAGGATATGACTCGCGATTGGAAGGATTTGGATCGTAGCGTCGCGCCTGTCGAGGCTTGGACCGGGGGCACACATGCAGCACTCAAGCGGCTCAAGGTTTTCACTGGGAAGCTTTTTGAGAACTATGACACGGAGCGTAATCACCCGGAGACAGATGGTACATCCCGCATGTCGCCCTATCTTCACTACGGTCACATTGGACCGATCACGATTGCTCTTGCGGTTGAGGCCGCTGCAAAGGCTCATCCGAGACTTCAGGGCGCTCGTGACAGCTACTTCAATGAATTGATTGTCTGGCGTGAGCTTGCAATCAATTTCGTTCGCTACACTCCCAGCTATGATTCTCCGGATTGCGCAGAGAACTGGGCGAGAGAGAGCATTGCTGCGCACGCTCGTGACGAACGCGAACATCTGTACACGCTACGTCAACTTGAGAGTGGTGAGACGTATGATGATCTTTGGAACGCGGCTCAGATTCAGATGGTTCGGCATGGCTGGATGCATAACTATATGCGTATGTACTGGGCGAAGAAGATTCTGGAATGGACGCCGGACGTTGCCACAGCAATGAAGTATTCCATCCATCTCAACGACAAATATTTTCTCGATGGTCGCGATCCCAATGGGTACGCAGGAATCGCCTGGGCGATTTTGGGTAAGTTCGATCGCGCATGGGGAACGCGTCCAATCTTCGGGAAGATCCGTTATATGTCGGGCGCGTCAACGGGCAAAAAGTTTGATTCCAGGCGGTACATCGAACAGATGGAGATTCTGCCGCGGCAGGGCGCGCTCACCTTCTAG
- a CDS encoding cytochrome C oxidase subunit IV family protein — translation MSEFHDPSNVINPEHADHHIISPVTYAIVFGTLLVFTGITVGAAYVDLGILNPVVALAIASFKAVVVILFFMHVKYQSHLIKLTVAAGFFTFIVLITMTMSDYISRAWGLW, via the coding sequence ATGTCTGAGTTTCACGATCCGTCGAATGTAATTAATCCGGAGCATGCGGATCATCACATTATTTCCCCTGTTACGTACGCAATTGTCTTTGGGACTCTACTGGTCTTTACCGGGATCACAGTGGGAGCAGCTTATGTCGATCTGGGTATCTTAAATCCGGTCGTGGCCCTGGCCATAGCGAGCTTCAAGGCAGTTGTCGTGATTCTGTTTTTCATGCATGTGAAGTATCAGTCGCACCTCATCAAGTTGACGGTGGCAGCCGGCTTCTTCACGTTCATCGTATTGATCACGATGACGATGAGCGACTACATCAGCAGGGCGTGGGGTCTGTGGTAG
- a CDS encoding cytochrome c oxidase subunit 3, with protein MDNAIVATHPHTHETAIAAEHEHIVLPQHRHHFETQEQQREAATFGMWLFLLTEIMFFGGLFFAYLLYRNWYHDAFVVSSNQLSIPLGAANTAILISSGFFMALGVWAAEVKKQGLLVLFLVLTTFFGVAFLGIKAVEYHEKWEKHHIPGASFDVSQFINPEKYGLHEKPLAPDMAQKTQIFFFLYFAMTGMHAFHMILGIGLLFWLTWRAKRGEFSAGYVAPIENFGLYWHFVDIVWLFLFPLLYLINRHPGT; from the coding sequence TTGGATAATGCGATCGTAGCTACGCATCCACATACGCATGAGACCGCGATTGCGGCCGAGCACGAGCATATTGTGCTGCCGCAGCACCGCCACCACTTCGAGACACAGGAGCAGCAGCGCGAGGCAGCGACATTTGGAATGTGGCTGTTCCTGCTAACCGAAATTATGTTCTTCGGTGGCCTGTTCTTTGCCTACCTGCTATATCGGAACTGGTACCACGACGCGTTCGTTGTGTCTTCGAATCAGTTGAGTATTCCATTAGGCGCGGCGAATACGGCAATCCTGATAAGCTCCGGGTTCTTCATGGCGCTTGGAGTTTGGGCAGCTGAGGTGAAAAAGCAGGGGCTACTGGTCCTATTTCTGGTGTTGACCACATTCTTTGGTGTGGCCTTCCTTGGAATCAAGGCAGTGGAATACCACGAGAAGTGGGAGAAGCACCATATTCCCGGAGCTAGCTTCGACGTATCCCAGTTCATCAACCCAGAAAAGTATGGGTTGCACGAGAAGCCGCTCGCGCCTGACATGGCGCAGAAGACCCAGATATTCTTTTTCCTCTACTTCGCCATGACCGGGATGCACGCGTTCCACATGATTCTGGGAATTGGTCTTTTGTTCTGGCTTACATGGCGCGCGAAGCGAGGCGAATTCTCGGCGGGATATGTCGCGCCTATTGAGAACTTCGGACTGTACTGGCACTTCGTCGACATTGTCTGGCTCTTCCTGTTCCCTTTGCTCTATCTTATCAACCGACACCCTGGCACCTAG
- a CDS encoding cytochrome c oxidase subunit I, whose amino-acid sequence MSATSYTIVNLPDQRTATLPKRNYLNNEDGLLSWLFTGDHKRIAILYLISITFFFFIGGAFAGLIRLELLTPQPDLVASDTYNKFFSMHGIVMIFLFLVPSVPATLGNFLIPIMIGAKDLAFPKVNLLSWYLYWIGGLFTLAALVLGGVDTGWTFTTPLSTHYLNTHVVTAATGVFIIGFSSIFTGLNFIVTIHRMRAPGMTWFRMPLFCWSNYAASVLMVLGTPVLAITLVLVALERLVGIGVFDPTKGGDPLLFQHLFWFYSHPAVYIMILPGMGVISEVISTFSRKRVFGYTAVAFSSVAIALFGFFVWAHHMFIMGVSNYSALVFSLLTMLVAVPSAIKIFNWAFTLQKGSITFETPMLYAFGFLGLFTIGGMTGVFLGALGMDIHLTETYFIVAHFHFVMVGGMLMAFLAGVHFWWPKMTGRMYPESLSKLAAVTTFIGFNLTFLPQFILGYLGMPRRYHAYPPEFQVLNVLSTAGATVLGVGYMLPLLYLGWSLKYGAIAGNNPWQATGLEWQIQSPPLTENFIETPIVDHEAYDYEWLAHKTAQEVTTVG is encoded by the coding sequence ATGAGTGCAACGAGCTATACAATTGTCAATCTGCCCGACCAGAGAACGGCGACACTGCCGAAGCGTAATTACCTCAACAATGAGGATGGTCTCCTGAGTTGGCTATTTACCGGCGACCATAAGCGCATTGCAATCCTGTATCTGATCTCGATTACCTTTTTCTTTTTTATCGGTGGTGCGTTCGCAGGTTTGATTCGGTTGGAGCTTTTGACGCCGCAGCCTGACCTAGTGGCATCGGACACGTACAACAAGTTCTTTTCGATGCATGGCATCGTTATGATCTTCCTCTTCCTGGTGCCATCTGTGCCTGCGACGCTCGGGAACTTTCTGATACCGATCATGATCGGCGCAAAAGACCTGGCCTTTCCGAAGGTCAATCTGCTGAGCTGGTACTTGTATTGGATTGGCGGCCTCTTTACGTTAGCCGCACTAGTACTTGGTGGTGTGGATACCGGTTGGACCTTTACGACTCCGCTGTCGACCCACTATCTGAACACCCACGTAGTCACCGCTGCGACGGGTGTCTTCATCATCGGTTTCTCGTCGATCTTTACCGGGCTAAACTTCATTGTTACGATCCATCGCATGCGTGCACCGGGCATGACATGGTTCCGAATGCCTCTATTTTGCTGGTCGAACTACGCCGCTTCAGTCCTGATGGTGCTCGGTACGCCAGTGCTGGCAATCACCCTTGTTCTGGTAGCTCTTGAGCGCCTGGTTGGCATCGGAGTTTTTGATCCTACAAAGGGTGGCGATCCTTTACTGTTTCAGCATCTTTTCTGGTTCTACTCGCACCCAGCTGTGTACATCATGATTCTTCCGGGTATGGGCGTGATCTCAGAGGTCATTAGCACCTTCAGCCGCAAGCGAGTTTTCGGCTACACAGCGGTTGCGTTTTCCTCCGTGGCTATTGCGCTCTTCGGGTTCTTTGTATGGGCGCATCATATGTTCATCATGGGAGTGTCGAACTACTCCGCCCTGGTCTTCTCGCTGCTGACCATGCTTGTTGCGGTGCCGTCGGCAATCAAGATCTTCAACTGGGCATTTACGCTACAGAAGGGATCGATCACCTTTGAGACACCGATGCTGTATGCATTCGGGTTTCTTGGCCTTTTCACGATCGGCGGTATGACCGGAGTGTTCCTCGGCGCGTTGGGAATGGATATTCACCTGACGGAGACGTACTTTATCGTGGCTCACTTCCACTTTGTCATGGTGGGTGGCATGCTGATGGCGTTCCTGGCAGGCGTTCACTTCTGGTGGCCTAAGATGACGGGACGTATGTATCCGGAGTCGCTATCTAAGCTGGCGGCGGTAACAACCTTCATCGGATTCAACCTGACCTTTCTACCGCAGTTCATTCTCGGGTACCTCGGAATGCCGCGCCGTTATCATGCGTATCCGCCGGAGTTCCAGGTACTGAATGTTCTCTCGACTGCCGGAGCGACGGTGCTTGGCGTCGGCTATATGCTCCCTCTGCTCTATTTGGGGTGGTCGCTGAAATATGGCGCGATCGCCGGCAACAATCCATGGCAGGCTACCGGACTTGAGTGGCAGATTCAATCGCCACCGCTGACCGAAAACTTTATTGAGACTCCGATCGTGGATCATGAGGCCTATGATTACGAGTGGCTCGCTCACAAGACTGCACAAGAGGTGACGACCGTTGGATAA
- the coxB gene encoding cytochrome c oxidase subunit II produces the protein MHISPVLWQFLVKWLNASALFPREASTIAPYADALYFFLLLITVVGLTLVGILIFGFSIRYRKEKHPVAIQVEGSTLLEATWTIIPLALFLIVFVWGALLYFRIYNPPTNAMNIYVVGKQWMWKAEHPGGQHEINALHVPTGRPVQLTMISQDVFHSFSIPDFRVKREVIPGRYSTVWFQATTPGTYHIFCTQYCGTNHSQMIGEVTVLSPDDYDKWTQESTSGMSLAQNGERLFASMGCNSCHSGSAAARGPNLAGVYGSKLQLASGSQVLVNDAYLRDAILNPSQHVTAGYAPIMPTYQGQISEDGLIDLVEYIKSIQTNYRVQQTLTTSTSNQAAPTTPGVVKP, from the coding sequence ATGCATATCAGTCCAGTCCTGTGGCAATTTTTGGTGAAGTGGCTCAACGCTTCGGCGCTCTTTCCGCGCGAAGCATCGACCATTGCGCCCTACGCTGACGCGCTCTACTTCTTCCTGTTGTTGATCACGGTCGTCGGTTTGACGCTGGTGGGCATTCTCATCTTCGGCTTTTCGATCCGCTATCGCAAGGAGAAGCACCCGGTTGCCATTCAGGTTGAGGGTTCGACGCTGCTTGAGGCTACCTGGACGATTATTCCTCTAGCTCTCTTTTTGATTGTGTTTGTCTGGGGCGCGCTGCTTTACTTCCGCATCTATAACCCGCCGACGAATGCGATGAACATCTACGTCGTCGGTAAACAGTGGATGTGGAAGGCGGAGCATCCGGGCGGACAGCATGAGATCAATGCGCTGCATGTGCCCACTGGCCGTCCTGTTCAGTTGACTATGATCTCGCAGGATGTCTTCCACAGCTTCTCGATTCCCGATTTCCGGGTCAAGCGAGAGGTGATTCCGGGTCGGTATTCGACCGTGTGGTTCCAGGCTACCACTCCAGGGACGTACCATATATTCTGCACGCAGTATTGCGGGACGAACCATTCTCAGATGATTGGCGAAGTGACAGTTCTGAGCCCCGATGACTACGACAAGTGGACGCAGGAGTCGACCAGCGGCATGTCGTTGGCGCAAAATGGTGAAAGGTTGTTCGCGAGTATGGGGTGCAACTCCTGCCATTCTGGAAGTGCAGCAGCGCGTGGGCCGAATCTTGCGGGGGTCTATGGATCGAAGTTGCAGCTTGCAAGTGGATCGCAGGTTCTTGTGAACGATGCCTACTTGCGGGATGCCATACTGAATCCTTCGCAACATGTTACGGCGGGTTATGCGCCGATTATGCCAACGTATCAGGGGCAGATCAGTGAGGATGGCCTGATTGATCTCGTGGAGTACATCAAATCTATACAGACTAACTATCGTGTGCAGCAGACGCTGACCACATCAACGTCGAACCAAGCGGCGCCGACAACGCCAGGGGTGGTAAAGCCATGA
- a CDS encoding SCO family protein, which translates to MMSLRTIRGGWQAAILCCALLSAPLLAQVSSYGDKQSGDNAGDQLPQVLQKVGVSQHLNQQLPLDASFVDETGKTVKLGDYFGKHPAILSLVYYTCPMLCSEELDGLTSSLEMVKLNPGKDFDVVIISIDPSDTPEQAAKSKALYVKRYGRPETAAGWHFLTGQRPAIDAVTNAVGFGYVRVPGPDGRLSQFAHASSIEIVTTDGKLAQYYLGVEYSPKDMLLGLIDASGNKIGSPVANILTYCYHYDPQTNKHSLVIARVVQLGGMITVAGLGGFMFLMFRRDANLAREHDLTKKENG; encoded by the coding sequence ATGATGAGTTTGCGAACAATACGAGGCGGATGGCAGGCGGCAATTCTTTGCTGCGCTTTGCTGAGCGCGCCATTGCTCGCACAGGTCTCAAGTTATGGTGACAAGCAGAGTGGCGATAACGCAGGAGATCAGTTGCCGCAGGTGCTCCAAAAAGTGGGAGTATCGCAACATCTGAATCAGCAGCTGCCTCTGGATGCGTCTTTTGTGGACGAAACAGGTAAGACGGTGAAGCTGGGCGACTACTTCGGAAAGCATCCGGCGATACTTTCGCTGGTGTACTACACCTGCCCCATGCTTTGCTCCGAGGAGTTGGATGGCCTGACGAGTTCGTTGGAGATGGTGAAACTGAATCCGGGTAAGGATTTTGATGTTGTCATTATCAGCATCGATCCAAGCGACACGCCGGAGCAGGCTGCTAAGTCTAAAGCTCTCTATGTAAAGCGTTATGGACGCCCGGAGACCGCGGCTGGCTGGCATTTCCTGACGGGTCAGCGGCCAGCGATTGACGCTGTAACGAATGCAGTCGGCTTTGGATATGTTCGTGTTCCGGGACCGGATGGAAGACTATCCCAGTTCGCACATGCCAGTTCCATCGAGATCGTGACAACAGACGGCAAACTGGCTCAGTACTATCTTGGGGTGGAGTACTCGCCGAAGGATATGCTGCTGGGATTGATTGATGCTTCCGGAAATAAGATTGGTTCCCCTGTTGCCAATATTCTGACCTATTGCTATCACTACGATCCGCAGACGAATAAACATTCGCTTGTCATCGCGCGCGTTGTGCAGCTTGGCGGGATGATTACAGTGGCGGGATTAGGCGGATTTATGTTTTTGATGTTTCGAAGAGACGCTAACCTCGCGCGCGAACACGACCTGACGAAGAAAGAGAACGGATAA